One genomic segment of Kocuria rhizophila DC2201 includes these proteins:
- the secG gene encoding preprotein translocase subunit SecG, with amino-acid sequence MEILQIALQVVIVLTSILCIMFVLLNKGKGGGLSDMFGGGMTQSLNTSGAAQKNVVRITTVLAIVWALSILCYGLMMRFNPPVA; translated from the coding sequence GTGGAGATCCTCCAGATCGCGCTGCAGGTGGTCATCGTGCTCACCAGCATCCTGTGCATCATGTTCGTCCTGCTCAACAAGGGCAAGGGCGGTGGCCTGTCGGACATGTTCGGCGGCGGCATGACGCAGTCGCTGAACACCTCCGGGGCCGCTCAGAAGAACGTGGTGCGCATCACCACGGTGCTGGCCATCGTGTGGGCCCTGTCCATCCTGTGCTACGGCCTCATGATGAGGTTCAACCCTCCCGTGGCCTGA